From Archaeoglobus sulfaticallidus PM70-1:
CATGTTGAAGGTTGACTGGGCTATGTGGTGGGCTATGTCTCCAACACAGTATGCGGGAACAGTTACGATGTTGCCATAATGTACGCCATCGTCAATTGCCTCCTTGACTGCCCCTTCCATCCTCTTTCTGTACCTGCTCATGTATTCTCTCACATCGAAAGACGTGTGGCCCAGCTCGTCCATCAGCTTTGCTTGTCCTTCTGTGGGCTGGTCATAGATGAACTGCAGCATCTCAACTTCCTTCTTCACAGCCTCGTTCAGCGTTGCGCCCTTCTCAATTTCATTTGCAAAGACCTCTCCAATTCCGTAGGAAGTGTTCATACCCCATGACTTTGCTGCAAGAATTGCTTGTTTGTGGTGTTCGGGGATGTCAAGGGTTTTCAGAATTCTGTTCACCACATTGCTTGTGCTTCCCGGTACCAAAGCGAAATCAACAACACATGTTGGTCCGTAAAATCCGCCGTATCTCCTGACGCATTCTAGCCCTATTAGGGCTTCACTCTTTCCAATAGCCTCAATAAATGCTTCCATACTCTTCCTGAAGCTCTCGTCCTCGTCATACAGAATCTCCAGAATTGCTGGAGTCTGGTAATGCTCAACAAACGGATCGTCCTCAGGTCTGACGGTCTTGGTCAGGCTCTTCAAAATTTCAAAGTGGGCATTTACTGAATCTACATGCAGTCTGAAAACAGCCTTGCTCTGGTTCCCAACTGCTTTCATTTTGTTTGCAGCCTCTACGTAGGCTTTCACGTCATCTATTACAAACTCTCCTCCTCTCTTCTCCTTAACGGTTTTAACATCGGCCCACTGGGCCGCCATGGCTTCTTCAACCATTTTCTCAAAAACCTCTTTCATATCCAATCACCGTATTTTAATTCGATGCTTTCAAGAAATACACTTTGGCAGACATGTTTCAGCTAAAAAAGTAGACATGTCCAAGATCAACTATTAATAGTTTAAAGTGGACATATCCATATGTACGTTGCAAAAGTTAGGGTGAGTCAGCACACATGCTCGCTGGCCGTCGCGACGCAGGACGGCAGAATGAGCATTGATTTGCTTGAATACATCATTCTCAACGACGAGGATGCTCTTTTTCTTGCAAGGATAACCAGACTCGATGGAGACCCTAAAAAATATTTCGATATTATCGAGA
This genomic window contains:
- a CDS encoding DUF2193 domain-containing protein, whose product is MKEVFEKMVEEAMAAQWADVKTVKEKRGGEFVIDDVKAYVEAANKMKAVGNQSKAVFRLHVDSVNAHFEILKSLTKTVRPEDDPFVEHYQTPAILEILYDEDESFRKSMEAFIEAIGKSEALIGLECVRRYGGFYGPTCVVDFALVPGSTSNVVNRILKTLDIPEHHKQAILAAKSWGMNTSYGIGEVFANEIEKGATLNEAVKKEVEMLQFIYDQPTEGQAKLMDELGHTSFDVREYMSRYRKRMEGAVKEAIDDGVHYGNIVTVPAYCVGDIAHHIAQSTFNMCKDDVIMAVIEAVTEVMDSTLRNAIDGFKNEYQPLSLATGASAVATEYILELDGFTAPMIVDLLTKRFHNYVQLYPTRGGAAELHNHDFMDMIYRGWKYLDKARRNKNGSADKLVPKVGGFDVDLSPIHENEVLMNPQRYAYPGCAISVRFSALMRLADYPCLLTSEPVTATMVTNVIALHKETPGAPARVCKDCATAALIDVRHDYCQWKEAV